One genomic segment of Aliarcobacter cibarius includes these proteins:
- the queA gene encoding tRNA preQ1(34) S-adenosylmethionine ribosyltransferase-isomerase QueA codes for MSDFLKTSSYDFFLPQNQIATTPAIPADSAKLLVYDRKNDKIIHTVFKNIMDFLPEELTIFLNDTKVIKARIFGQKISGAKIELLLNKPLFMDRFLVMIRGKVKVDTKLIFDESLTAVVLELNEDGSRVVEFFKDDKKLDFNSLVEILNKIGHIPLPPYMNREDTKDDETNYQTLFAKNYGAVAAPTASLHFTSELLEKLEKKYGLNYLTLHVGAGTFKPVDVEDILSHPMHSEYFEINKNCKDKIDNAKNILAVGTTVTRTLEFYARKNMICGECDLFLNPSNKPIIVNHLLTNFHLPKSTLIMLVASFIGLEKTLEIYDIAIKNNYRFYSYGDAMLII; via the coding sequence TTGAGTGATTTTTTAAAAACTTCTAGCTATGATTTTTTTCTTCCACAGAACCAAATAGCAACTACTCCAGCAATACCTGCTGATAGTGCTAAATTATTGGTTTATGATAGAAAAAATGACAAAATTATCCATACTGTATTTAAAAATATTATGGATTTTTTACCAGAAGAATTAACTATTTTTTTAAATGATACAAAAGTAATAAAAGCAAGAATTTTTGGACAAAAAATAAGTGGTGCAAAAATAGAACTTCTTTTAAATAAACCTTTGTTTATGGATAGATTTTTAGTAATGATTAGAGGAAAAGTAAAAGTTGATACAAAACTTATATTTGATGAAAGTCTTACTGCTGTGGTTCTTGAACTAAATGAAGATGGTTCTAGAGTAGTTGAATTTTTTAAAGATGATAAAAAACTAGACTTTAATTCATTAGTAGAAATTTTAAATAAAATTGGACATATTCCTCTTCCACCATACATGAATAGAGAAGATACAAAAGATGATGAAACAAACTATCAAACTTTATTCGCAAAAAATTATGGAGCTGTTGCTGCTCCTACAGCTTCCCTACACTTTACTTCTGAACTTTTAGAAAAATTAGAAAAAAAGTATGGTTTAAACTATCTAACTTTACATGTTGGAGCAGGAACATTTAAACCCGTAGATGTAGAAGATATTTTATCTCATCCAATGCACAGCGAATATTTTGAAATTAATAAAAATTGTAAAGATAAAATAGACAATGCAAAAAATATCTTAGCAGTAGGAACAACTGTAACAAGAACTTTAGAGTTCTATGCTAGAAAAAATATGATTTGTGGAGAGTGTGATTTATTTTTAAATCCTTCAAATAAGCCAATTATTGTAAATCACCTTTTAACAAATTTTCATCTTCCAAAATCTACTTTAATTATGTTAGTTGCATCTTTTATAGGACTTGAAAAAACACTAGAAATATATGATATTGCGATAAAAAATAATTACAGATTTTACTCATATGGCGATGCCATGCTAATAATTTAA
- a CDS encoding ComEC/Rec2 family competence protein — protein MIIKFYRLKKIQIILLLIFIFFINVSIEYSRFLDFKDEDIFEVKAEILNIYPKENFDILKFKTNDFEFFSKLNKNEGLKRLDFISCAIDTRNIDFISYLEGFFTNIIYFETLEKNIGFKEKIIKNVENNHTNEQIIELFNTLFLAIPVSQNLRDIFINYGISHVVALSGFHLVVISFVIYWILYFPYSFFQTKYFPYRNRRFDILLFTIVVLFYYLILTDVVPSLLRAFVLFCLGIVLLRSNIKIISYMTLLYTFLIVIAIYPKYIFSIGFWFSTIAVFYIYLFLQYFKNLNKLVAILFFNFWMFLIFNPIVHLFFYQTTIEQFYSIPITMFFTIFYPFEIFAHIFNFSNYFDKYIEIFLSYKFYVYEVKTPVWFIIFYLICSFSSIFSNKAFSILNILMLGFNTYMYLSF, from the coding sequence ATGATTATTAAATTCTATAGATTAAAAAAGATACAAATTATACTATTACTAATATTCATCTTTTTTATTAATGTATCAATTGAATATAGTAGATTTTTAGATTTTAAAGATGAAGATATTTTTGAAGTAAAAGCTGAAATTTTAAATATTTATCCAAAAGAGAATTTTGATATTTTAAAGTTTAAAACTAATGATTTTGAATTTTTTTCAAAGCTAAATAAAAATGAGGGATTGAAAAGATTAGATTTCATTTCTTGTGCAATTGATACTAGAAATATTGATTTTATATCTTACTTAGAAGGATTTTTTACAAATATTATATATTTTGAAACTTTAGAAAAGAATATTGGTTTTAAAGAAAAAATTATAAAAAATGTGGAAAATAATCATACAAATGAACAAATAATTGAGTTATTTAATACACTTTTTCTAGCAATTCCAGTTTCACAAAATTTAAGAGACATTTTTATAAATTATGGGATAAGCCATGTGGTAGCTCTTTCAGGATTTCATTTGGTTGTTATATCTTTTGTGATTTATTGGATTTTATATTTTCCATATAGTTTTTTTCAAACTAAATATTTTCCATATAGAAATAGAAGATTTGATATTTTACTTTTTACAATAGTTGTGTTGTTTTATTACTTAATTTTAACAGATGTTGTTCCTTCACTTTTAAGAGCATTTGTCCTTTTTTGTTTAGGAATTGTTTTACTTAGGTCAAACATAAAGATTATTTCATATATGACACTTTTGTATACATTTTTAATAGTTATTGCCATATATCCTAAATATATATTTTCTATAGGTTTTTGGTTCTCTACAATAGCAGTGTTTTATATATACTTATTTTTACAATATTTTAAAAATTTAAATAAACTTGTAGCAATTCTTTTTTTTAATTTTTGGATGTTTTTGATTTTTAATCCAATTGTTCATCTATTTTTTTATCAAACTACAATTGAACAATTTTATTCAATACCTATTACTATGTTTTTTACAATATTTTATCCTTTTGAGATTTTTGCACATATTTTTAATTTTTCAAACTATTTTGACAAATATATAGAGATTTTTTTGAGTTATAAATTTTATGTATATGAAGTAAAAACACCAGTATGGTTTATAATTTTTTATTTAATTTGTTCTTTTTCTTCAATTTTTAGTAATAAAGCTTTTTCAATTTTAAATATTTTAATGTTAGGATTTAATACTTATATGTATTTATCTTTTTAG
- the tatC gene encoding twin-arginine translocase subunit TatC, translating into MFEDLKPHIADLRKRLVISSITVVIMFFACFSFYEPILEWMMVPVKHALPAGTSMIAVEIQETFFTAMKVAFFAGFILSLPVIFWQLWLFLAPGLYDHEKKLVIPFVFFATLMFLMGASFAYYIVVPIGFDFLIAFGNSVVSVLPSIGKYVGFFTKLMIGFGIAFELPVITFFLAKIGLVDDKMLKDFFRYAVVLIFIVAAILTPPDVISQILMAAPLLVLYGVSIYIAKIFNPAQKEEEEEE; encoded by the coding sequence ATGTTTGAAGATTTAAAACCACATATAGCTGATCTTAGAAAAAGATTAGTTATTTCAAGTATTACTGTTGTTATTATGTTTTTTGCTTGTTTTAGTTTCTATGAACCAATCTTAGAATGGATGATGGTTCCTGTAAAACATGCTCTTCCTGCAGGGACTTCAATGATTGCAGTTGAAATTCAAGAAACATTCTTCACAGCTATGAAAGTAGCATTCTTTGCAGGATTTATTCTTTCTTTACCTGTAATTTTCTGGCAATTATGGTTATTTTTAGCTCCTGGATTATATGACCATGAAAAGAAACTTGTTATTCCGTTTGTATTTTTTGCAACTTTAATGTTCCTTATGGGTGCATCTTTTGCATACTATATCGTTGTTCCTATTGGATTTGATTTCTTAATTGCATTTGGTAATAGTGTTGTTAGCGTATTACCTAGTATTGGAAAATACGTAGGATTTTTTACAAAACTTATGATTGGTTTTGGTATTGCATTTGAATTACCTGTTATTACATTTTTCCTTGCAAAAATTGGTCTTGTTGATGATAAAATGCTAAAAGACTTTTTTAGATATGCGGTTGTTTTAATCTTTATCGTCGCTGCAATTTTAACTCCTCCAGATGTTATTAGCCAAATTTTAATGGCTGCACCACTTCTTGTTCTTTATGGAGTATCAATTTATATTGCAAAAATATTTAACCCTGCACAAAAAGAAGAAGAGGAAGAAGAATAA
- a CDS encoding (2Fe-2S)-binding protein, with amino-acid sequence MGKSFPHSYIVCECKQVSLGEIIFAIKEKGAKNLDDLGKITDAGSCCGCCRRSEDDIGEKKMELYLIQILNKFVG; translated from the coding sequence ATGGGAAAGAGTTTTCCTCATTCATACATAGTTTGCGAATGTAAGCAAGTAAGCTTAGGAGAGATAATTTTTGCAATTAAAGAAAAAGGTGCAAAAAATCTTGATGATTTAGGAAAAATAACAGATGCTGGAAGTTGTTGTGGATGTTGTAGAAGAAGTGAAGATGATATAGGTGAAAAGAAAATGGAACTATATTTAATTCAGATTTTAAATAAATTTGTTGGTTGA
- the tatB gene encoding Sec-independent protein translocase protein TatB, giving the protein MFGMGITEILLIAIVAVIALGPEKLPDAMVKIARLFNSVKKGLNDAKTTLDNELNIKELKDEANKFKAQIEDTKSSLSIENKFDLGLDDILKDDLKQESEVEKIREKFAKVNEEKALEKKEEKFSLKNSEDIK; this is encoded by the coding sequence ATGTTTGGAATGGGAATAACTGAAATTTTACTTATCGCAATAGTCGCTGTTATTGCCTTAGGTCCTGAAAAACTTCCTGATGCAATGGTTAAAATTGCAAGGTTATTTAATAGTGTTAAAAAGGGTTTGAATGATGCAAAAACAACTCTTGACAATGAATTAAATATAAAAGAATTAAAAGATGAAGCAAACAAATTTAAAGCTCAAATTGAAGATACAAAATCTTCTTTATCTATTGAAAATAAGTTTGATTTAGGACTTGATGATATTTTAAAAGATGATTTAAAACAAGAGAGTGAAGTAGAAAAAATCAGAGAAAAATTTGCAAAAGTAAATGAAGAAAAAGCTTTAGAAAAAAAAGAAGAAAAATTCTCTTTAAAAAATAGTGAGGATATTAAATAA
- a CDS encoding 3'-5' exonuclease, with the protein MTHYILFDTETTGASTEDRVIQFGAIILNQKNEIEIFDELCFSEIPIKLEAMEVHNITPSMIENKPMAIETKFYKRLEELNSNENFLIAHNINFDLEMIKKEGFINNFQLIDTLRCAKHLFDDLAYHRLQYLRYALDLYKIEETEAKKLNITIKAHDAIGDVLVMKLFLSKLVAKCREIYPNLNPMQKLVELTQTPVLIKTFKFGKYKGENIEEVAKKDANYLNWMKDNMKDLDEDMLYSINFYLKR; encoded by the coding sequence ATGACTCATTATATACTTTTTGATACAGAAACTACTGGAGCTAGTACAGAAGATAGAGTTATTCAATTTGGTGCTATTATTTTAAATCAGAAAAATGAAATCGAAATTTTTGATGAATTATGTTTTAGCGAAATTCCTATAAAATTAGAAGCTATGGAAGTACATAATATTACTCCTAGTATGATTGAAAATAAACCAATGGCAATTGAAACGAAATTCTATAAAAGATTAGAAGAGTTAAATAGTAATGAAAATTTTTTAATTGCTCACAATATAAATTTTGATTTAGAAATGATAAAAAAAGAGGGATTTATAAATAATTTTCAACTAATAGATACTTTAAGATGTGCAAAACATCTTTTTGATGATTTGGCATATCATAGACTTCAGTATTTAAGATACGCTCTTGATTTGTATAAAATTGAAGAGACAGAAGCAAAAAAACTAAATATTACTATAAAAGCACATGATGCAATTGGTGATGTTTTGGTTATGAAACTTTTTTTATCTAAACTTGTAGCAAAGTGTAGAGAAATTTATCCAAATCTAAATCCTATGCAAAAATTAGTTGAATTAACACAAACTCCTGTTTTAATAAAAACATTTAAATTTGGTAAATATAAAGGTGAGAATATCGAAGAAGTTGCTAAAAAAGACGCGAATTACCTAAATTGGATGAAAGATAATATGAAAGATTTAGATGAAGATATGTTATACAGTATTAATTTTTATCTAAAAAGATAA
- the ade gene encoding adenine deaminase codes for MKICSNIVDIKNRNIYPACISIEDGKISFIEKTEEKYTNYLLPGFIDAHIHIESSMLTPYEFSRLALTHGTVATVSDPHEIANVLGVEGIKFMIESSNKTPFKFYFGAPSCVPATPFETSGVILDSKSVQKLLEQNNIYYLSEMMNFPGVLFKDKEVLEKIKLAKEQNKPIDGHCPDLKDDKLLAYIQAGITTDHEAFSYEEAKEKIEKGMKILIREGSAAKNFEALSPLIKEYQNDLMFCSDDRHPDDLEKEHINSLVKRCIKKGYDLFDVLKIACINPIEHYNLDVGILRVGDSADFIEVKDLENFEVVQTVINGEILYCNSQIVLPKIEHTLLNNFHTNIKKLDDFKFKSDFKKIRVIEAIDGELITKQSTYKTTTEFFESDIENDILKIAVINRYEDKKPAISFVKGFGLKKGAIASSVAHDSHNIIVVGCSDEEILKAINCVIENKGGIVCVDKNNLNVLPLSIAGIISDKQGFEVAQKYKELNDFAKIKLGSSLNSPFMTLSFMALLVIPEIKLSDKGLFDSNNFNFISSFC; via the coding sequence ATGAAAATATGTAGTAATATTGTTGATATTAAAAATAGAAATATTTATCCTGCTTGCATAAGTATTGAAGATGGAAAAATTAGTTTTATTGAAAAAACAGAAGAAAAATATACTAATTATTTATTACCTGGTTTTATTGATGCTCACATACATATAGAAAGCTCAATGCTTACTCCTTATGAATTTTCAAGATTAGCTTTAACTCATGGAACTGTGGCAACTGTAAGTGATCCACATGAAATAGCAAATGTATTAGGAGTTGAAGGAATAAAGTTTATGATAGAAAGTTCAAATAAAACTCCTTTTAAATTTTATTTTGGTGCTCCTTCATGTGTTCCAGCAACACCTTTTGAAACAAGTGGGGTAATACTAGATTCTAAAAGTGTACAAAAACTTTTAGAGCAAAATAATATTTACTATCTTAGTGAGATGATGAATTTTCCTGGAGTTTTATTTAAAGATAAAGAAGTATTAGAAAAAATTAAACTAGCGAAAGAACAAAATAAACCAATAGATGGACATTGCCCAGATTTGAAAGATGATAAACTTTTAGCTTATATTCAAGCTGGAATAACTACAGACCATGAAGCTTTTAGCTATGAAGAGGCTAAAGAAAAAATTGAAAAAGGAATGAAGATTCTTATAAGAGAAGGTTCAGCTGCTAAAAATTTTGAAGCATTATCTCCTCTAATTAAAGAATATCAAAATGATTTAATGTTTTGTAGTGATGATAGACATCCAGATGATCTTGAAAAAGAACATATAAATAGTTTGGTAAAACGTTGTATTAAAAAAGGATATGACCTTTTTGATGTTTTAAAAATTGCGTGTATAAATCCTATTGAACATTATAACTTAGATGTTGGAATATTAAGAGTAGGGGATAGCGCTGATTTCATAGAAGTAAAAGATCTTGAAAATTTTGAAGTAGTTCAAACAGTGATTAATGGAGAAATTTTATATTGTAATTCGCAAATAGTTTTACCAAAAATAGAACACACTTTACTTAATAATTTTCATACAAATATAAAAAAATTAGATGATTTTAAATTTAAAAGTGATTTTAAAAAGATACGTGTTATTGAAGCTATTGATGGAGAACTTATAACTAAACAATCAACATATAAAACTACAACAGAATTTTTTGAAAGTGATATAGAAAATGATATTTTAAAAATTGCAGTTATTAATCGATATGAGGATAAAAAACCAGCTATATCATTTGTGAAAGGTTTTGGTCTAAAAAAAGGTGCTATTGCTTCAAGTGTAGCACATGACTCACATAATATTATTGTTGTAGGATGTAGTGATGAAGAGATTTTAAAAGCTATTAATTGTGTAATAGAAAATAAAGGTGGCATAGTATGTGTAGACAAAAATAATCTAAATGTATTACCATTAAGTATTGCTGGAATTATAAGTGATAAACAAGGTTTTGAAGTTGCACAAAAATATAAAGAGTTAAATGATTTTGCAAAAATAAAATTAGGTTCTAGTTTAAATTCACCTTTTATGACGCTTTCATTTATGGCTCTTTTAGTTATTCCTGAAATAAAATTAAGTGATAAAGGTCTCTTTGATTCAAATAATTTTAATTTTATTTCATCTTTTTGTTAA
- a CDS encoding TerB family tellurite resistance protein — MEFLVLTIVIIILYFIGKNYRTEDFKNINLKRKEFFRGDVLNHEAGLLVALLAKVAKADGKVGELEAELIKHTLNDISSHFENQEEVRGRLKELYNGEKDNFSNLIMLCERLYILTKNDYERRLTYLDYLLNLAFIDGDFSRTEREITEDIAQALKIENKDYAQLISKLEAFHINMKEQDELSLEKAYTILNSSSSDDDNTIKKKYRELVKENHPDIISGRGESQNKIDEATKKLQEINEAYEIIKKSRGA, encoded by the coding sequence ATGGAGTTTCTTGTTTTAACTATTGTGATTATTATTTTATATTTTATTGGTAAAAATTATAGAACTGAAGATTTCAAAAATATTAATCTAAAAAGAAAAGAATTTTTTAGAGGAGATGTCCTAAATCATGAAGCAGGTCTTTTAGTAGCACTTTTAGCAAAAGTTGCAAAAGCAGATGGAAAAGTAGGAGAACTAGAAGCAGAACTTATAAAACACACTTTAAATGATATATCAAGTCATTTTGAAAATCAAGAAGAAGTTAGAGGAAGATTAAAAGAGTTATATAATGGTGAAAAAGATAATTTTTCAAATCTTATAATGCTTTGTGAAAGATTATATATTCTTACAAAAAATGACTATGAGCGTAGACTTACATATTTAGATTATTTATTGAATTTAGCTTTTATTGATGGAGATTTTAGTAGAACTGAAAGAGAAATTACAGAAGATATTGCTCAAGCTTTAAAAATAGAAAACAAAGATTATGCACAATTAATTTCTAAATTAGAAGCATTTCATATAAACATGAAAGAACAAGATGAACTAAGTTTAGAAAAAGCATATACTATTTTAAATTCTAGTTCAAGTGATGATGACAATACAATTAAGAAAAAATATAGAGAGTTAGTAAAAGAAAATCATCCTGATATTATTTCTGGTCGTGGTGAATCTCAAAATAAAATAGATGAAGCAACGAAAAAACTACAAGAAATAAATGAAGCTTATGAAATTATCAAAAAGAGTAGAGGTGCTTGA